In a single window of the Cucurbita pepo subsp. pepo cultivar mu-cu-16 chromosome LG18, ASM280686v2, whole genome shotgun sequence genome:
- the LOC111780656 gene encoding exosome complex component RRP45A-like isoform X1 produces MEQRLANAWRLSANEKKFIETALLSDLRVDGRRPFDYRNLTINFGKDDGSSEVQLGQTHAMGFVTAQLVQPYRDRPNEGTLSIFTEFSPMADPSFEPGRPGESAVELGRVIDRGLRESRAVDMESLCVVSGKSVWAVRVDLHILDNGGNLVDAANIAALAALSTFRRPECSLGGDDGQEVIIHPPEVREPLPLIIHHLPIAVTFAFFRSESTLVIDPTHYEEAVMGGRMTVTLNANNDVCAIQKAGGEGVLQSVIMQCLRIACVKAGDITTKIKNAVETYNSARQLRKIKRHPSVNLDVGRAVANLKDSQKSINEFSDRLKLNSEESIASQSIESDVGSTNQGQLNKRDLDAKNFIGGPSSWDPYSKGVDSDFLKATLAARGNQTTTKKQDVSDETMSSETKLDEQEAKVDQANLPPVAAAKVLSEENEKKTLKDAVKPKNKRKKKKTNIPNIAD; encoded by the exons ATGGAGCAGAGATTAGCCAATGCGTGGCGTCTCTCTGCGAACGAGAAGAAATTCATTGAAACAGCCCTTCTTTCGGATTTGAGGGTCGATGGTCGTCGCCCATTTGATTACCGTAATCTCACCATCAACTTTGGCAA AGATGATGGTTCTTCAGAGGTGCAGCTTGGCCAGACTCACGCAATGGGCTTTGTGACTGCTCAGCTAGTTCAACCGTATAGGGATCGTCCTAATGAGGGCACTCTTTCTATATTTACTGAGTTCTCTCCTATGGCTGATCCCTCATTTGAGCCTGGCCGTCCTGGAGAGTCTGCTGTCGAGCTTGGACGTGTAATAGACCGTGGTCTCCG GGAGAGTAGGGCAGTGGATATGGAATCACTTTGTGTGGTTTCAGGCAAGTCTGTGTGGGCCGTTCGAGTCGATCTTCACATTTTAGATAATGGGGG AAACCTTGTGGATGCAGCTAATATTGCTGCTTTGGCTGCTCTATCGACTTTTCGAAGACCTGAATGCTCACTGGGGGGAGATGACGGTCAGGAAGTGATAATTCATCCACCTGAG GTCAGGGAGCCACTTCCGTTGATCATACACCATCTCCCTATTGCAGTAACCTTTGCATTTTTTCGTAGTGAGAGCACCCTG GTGATAGATCCAACACACTATGAAGAGGCTGTTATGGGGGGGAGAATGACCGTCACACTTAACGCTAATAACGATGTTTGCGCTATTCAAAAAGCAGGAGGAGAGGGTGTACTTCAGAGTGTGATCATGCAATGTCTTCGAATTGCTTGTGTCAAAGCTGGTGATATtacaactaaaataaaaaatgca GTTGAGACTTACAATTCAGCTAGACAATTGCGGAAGATTAAGCGCCACCCTTCGGTTAATTTGGATGTTGGTAGAGCTGTGGCTAATCTGAAGGATAGCCAAAAGAGTATCAATGAATTTTCTGAcagattgaaattgaattctgAAGAGAGTATCGCCAGTCAAAGCATTGAGAGTGATGTTGGATCAACAAATCAAGGACAATTAAACAAGAGAGATTTAGATGCTAAGAACTTCATTGGGGGCCCTTCAAGCTG GGACCCATACTCCAAAGGTGTTGATTCAGATTTCTTGAAAGCTACTTTAGCTGCACGTG GAAATCAAACCACAACGAAGAAACAGGACGTGAGCGATGAAACGATGTCCTCTGAGACTAAGCTTGACGAACAAGAAGCCAAAGTCGATCAGGCAAATTTACCTCCTGTTGCTGCTGCTAAAGTTTTgtcagaagaaaatgagaagaagaCGCTGAAAGATGCCGTGAAGCCAAAGAacaagaggaaaaagaagaagaccaACATCCCCAACATTGCAGATTAG
- the LOC111780656 gene encoding exosome complex component RRP45A-like isoform X2 gives MGFVTAQLVQPYRDRPNEGTLSIFTEFSPMADPSFEPGRPGESAVELGRVIDRGLRESRAVDMESLCVVSGKSVWAVRVDLHILDNGGNLVDAANIAALAALSTFRRPECSLGGDDGQEVIIHPPEVREPLPLIIHHLPIAVTFAFFRSESTLVIDPTHYEEAVMGGRMTVTLNANNDVCAIQKAGGEGVLQSVIMQCLRIACVKAGDITTKIKNAVETYNSARQLRKIKRHPSVNLDVGRAVANLKDSQKSINEFSDRLKLNSEESIASQSIESDVGSTNQGQLNKRDLDAKNFIGGPSSWDPYSKGVDSDFLKATLAARGNQTTTKKQDVSDETMSSETKLDEQEAKVDQANLPPVAAAKVLSEENEKKTLKDAVKPKNKRKKKKTNIPNIAD, from the exons ATGGGCTTTGTGACTGCTCAGCTAGTTCAACCGTATAGGGATCGTCCTAATGAGGGCACTCTTTCTATATTTACTGAGTTCTCTCCTATGGCTGATCCCTCATTTGAGCCTGGCCGTCCTGGAGAGTCTGCTGTCGAGCTTGGACGTGTAATAGACCGTGGTCTCCG GGAGAGTAGGGCAGTGGATATGGAATCACTTTGTGTGGTTTCAGGCAAGTCTGTGTGGGCCGTTCGAGTCGATCTTCACATTTTAGATAATGGGGG AAACCTTGTGGATGCAGCTAATATTGCTGCTTTGGCTGCTCTATCGACTTTTCGAAGACCTGAATGCTCACTGGGGGGAGATGACGGTCAGGAAGTGATAATTCATCCACCTGAG GTCAGGGAGCCACTTCCGTTGATCATACACCATCTCCCTATTGCAGTAACCTTTGCATTTTTTCGTAGTGAGAGCACCCTG GTGATAGATCCAACACACTATGAAGAGGCTGTTATGGGGGGGAGAATGACCGTCACACTTAACGCTAATAACGATGTTTGCGCTATTCAAAAAGCAGGAGGAGAGGGTGTACTTCAGAGTGTGATCATGCAATGTCTTCGAATTGCTTGTGTCAAAGCTGGTGATATtacaactaaaataaaaaatgca GTTGAGACTTACAATTCAGCTAGACAATTGCGGAAGATTAAGCGCCACCCTTCGGTTAATTTGGATGTTGGTAGAGCTGTGGCTAATCTGAAGGATAGCCAAAAGAGTATCAATGAATTTTCTGAcagattgaaattgaattctgAAGAGAGTATCGCCAGTCAAAGCATTGAGAGTGATGTTGGATCAACAAATCAAGGACAATTAAACAAGAGAGATTTAGATGCTAAGAACTTCATTGGGGGCCCTTCAAGCTG GGACCCATACTCCAAAGGTGTTGATTCAGATTTCTTGAAAGCTACTTTAGCTGCACGTG GAAATCAAACCACAACGAAGAAACAGGACGTGAGCGATGAAACGATGTCCTCTGAGACTAAGCTTGACGAACAAGAAGCCAAAGTCGATCAGGCAAATTTACCTCCTGTTGCTGCTGCTAAAGTTTTgtcagaagaaaatgagaagaagaCGCTGAAAGATGCCGTGAAGCCAAAGAacaagaggaaaaagaagaagaccaACATCCCCAACATTGCAGATTAG